The nucleotide window TTTTAGCTCATTTGTCATGTGAATATAAATTGTACTTATCCAAAAGAGAGATCCTGAACATCTTCATCCGTCTGTCTATCAACTATCAATTTATTACCTATAACAAGCATCTACCACACCAGCATTTCACTGATCCACATGTCACCTTGAGTCCTTAGTAAATCATGAAACACaaaatgtgtgctgggaattgaacaggtACCCCCAAATCACAATCAGAGGCCAAATCTACAAGCATGGCCAACACAgacactctgacctccacagagcTGTGACGGTCTCTGAAGCAGAGGAAGACCTCTCCACAGCTCCCCACATCCAGCCCCAGGCTTCTTGACCTTGTAAAGTTAAAGAATGAACTTGAAATCTTTTGAGGATGAATTAAAACAGCAGGCTCTCTTTCATCCCCATTGTCCTAATCTAGCCATTCCAGTATTCTGGAAGACATATTGACAGTGAGCCAAGATTTAGAACCACACAGCCCCTTAAGCTCTGGCTCGTGTAGGAGAGGAAGGTTGTGGGCACAAGATGGTTTTCAGAGTAGAAATCTGTGGATCCATACTAATGAAACACACTTTTCCCCTTTATCAAATTTGAACCACGAGCTTCAGTTGTAGAAGAGAACAGGGGGGAAAAATCAAGTGTTAATTCACcttcaaaactactttgagtcTTTCCTCAGTTTCCCAGGTGACAGTCTCTGCCCCCTCTCCTCAGAGCAATCTTCCcttattttaatataatgtttgaaaatgtcattgtCTAGAAGCAAATAAGAAGGCAGAGTTTTCTGATAGCACCCAAAGACGATGAAGGAAGTTTCCAGTCAGAAAATGAGGACGGTCTGGTAGAGGCAGCAGTGTGGAGCTTAAAAACACAAAAGCGTTTGCAAAATGACAATCCAGGAGAAGAAGCAGAGTGTGAAAAGGCTGAGTGCCCATGGGATGCCTTGAATGGTAGGACAGTGTGGGAACCTTGGTGTGTGCCAGGCACCCAGGACACAGGCAGCTGAGGGAACTGGGAACCCCTTTAGGAATTCCCATGGATGCCATTCCAACAAACTTGAACTTTTTTATAAGATCTGCCAGTGAAAGTTTCTAAGCTCTGGAGATTAATGTGTATTTACTTCCCATGCTCTGGGAAAAGAACCCCGGGGAAAATGAAGGGCATATACTGTAATATCAGAGGCCTGGGATGAGGCCAGCTGGTCCTACAGCTCTGGTAAAAGTCCGTTAAGGAGTGCCCTGGCCAAGGCCGGAGTGGAGAGGCCTTGGTGAGAGGTAACGGCAAGGGTTAGCTGCTGGCTATGAAGATGGGAAGAAAGTGCTGCCAGCAGCCCCAGAGCTCTAACCCAGTGGCTGGTGTAACCATTGAGAGCCCCGGGTGAACGATGCCAGATGGCTTTGGTGCAAGCCACTCATAACCTGGGTGGAAAGCTGCACTGGCCAGACAATTCCTCAAAGAAATACCTGGCCAGGGCACAAGGACCAGTTTTCTGACTTGGAGGTCCTTTTCACAGCCAAGAACACCACCTCTCACCCGTGGGTTTTGATAATAAGCTTCCAATGTGACTTGAGCATGCTCAGGGGTCTTAGGAAAGGGGAGGTAAGGAAGGAAAGATCTGGGAAAAGCTCACACTATTGTGAGtcatgggaaggaagagaaattgtTCACACATTCCCATAGGAGCCAGTATCTGGAAGGGCAGATATGCACACAGATCTCATCTGTGGTGGTGTTTGGTTTTAGGGATTACTCTTTTTTTGAATCTGAGCAGTGGCAATGCATAAAATACCCACACCCATGGCTTTAATTGGAGCAGAACTTATCATGGATCACATTGAGTTTACTGAGGTACCTTCAGCGGGTGATGAGTCAGGTTGCCTCCGGTCCAAGCGCCGTGCTGACCAGGCAGCTAAAGGCTTCCAGGGACTTGGCTGCTGTGCAGATACAGGAAGGGGCGGAAGATAAGCTGTGGGCTCCACCTGAGCACACCTAGCGTGAGCAAAACTGGTCAGGTACAAATACCAGAAGGCTGCATGTCTGCAAGCATGCCTGCCTGTTCTCCACTCCACCACACGGCTGACAACATGAAGTTCACAGTAAGTCAGATCTTCCTCTAAAACTCAATCCAACTGGAAACCATTAATAGGGGCGAGAGAAGGGTCTGATTCTTATGGCACTGTTACCCTAATAGAAATAATTCTATCCTTCTCATGGAATGGCGTTTAACAAGTACATCCATAGAGAAGAATAATTGCACTAGGAGAGTCCAGCACAAGCTAATTGCAATAGAATTGCCTTCCACAGCATCTGCTCAGGGATTCTACTCAGGACAAGCAGTCTCTGGGCTCCAGAAAGTATCTGATCTTTTTTGTCTTTGATTCTGCTTTATCAAGAGTTCTGGGCCTGTTCTGGTCAGACTGGAAAGTCCCTGTTGTCAAAACCAGTCTTCAACACTTGGCTGTCAACTGGCCCTACAAGAAATAAGCATCCTCAGGCCCTGTCTAGGCATTTCTTTGAGCAAGTGTCTGAGGATGGAGCAAGCTCTGTTTTTCCTCTGAAGTCCTAGGATGCAGAGGGGCTGCAATCACACGGACACTTCCCATCTGTCCTCCCCAGAACAGTTTGGATAGAAGCAGGGAGAGCACCAAACACAGGCTAGAGGGTTGGACCTCTCTTCTAGTTCTGCCCTGCGTAGGGGTGTGCCTTTGTCTAGGGCAAcatttctcaaccttcctgatgctgcggcccttaaatacagttcctcatgttgtggtgaccccccaaccataaaattactttcattcctgcttcataactgcaattctgctactgttatgaactgtaatgtaaatatctgtgttttgcgATGATCTCAGGTGATCCCTATggaagggttgtttgacccccaaaggggtcgcaacccacagggtgagaaccactgatctagggcTCTGTACTCCTCAGTAGCTGCCTTACTTACAGGAGATAACTTTATGCTCAGACACTTCTGCTACATCTACTTTTTTAAGAGACAAGTTTTAACTCTTTCTTAAGCtgaacaaaaataatagaaatgctTAACCTACTAAGAAAACGATAAGAGATTTCCTTCTGTTAGGATGAAAGCATCCCAGATCAAATTAAAAACCAATTGAAAACCATGTGAAAGATGTGGTTTTCAGAGCTTTCATTACATGGTGTATGCATCAATTTTATGCTTTATTCATCAGTTTTCAGTGTCTAGTTCAAAATTCTAAaactaaatattaatataattataataaatcaacaattgtatattattattaaatttttctgtagttaaaaaatacaaggtggaagaagaaaacatggaTGGCTTGGCACATTGGTAAAATTAGTAAATATTTCTGATGAGCTTGAGGGAGGGAGCAGATGCTGTAAACAGTGCGACCACTCATAGGccctgttctctgtgttttcagaaGGTCTTTGTCGGCCTGCTCGGGCTCCTCATGGCACCTGGATTTGCTTACGTAAGTTTCATTTTCTGAAATCAGTTACCAAAGTGCATTTACAAAAAAATGTGATCTTAAATCAGCTTCCATTTCTTATCCACTTTAGAATATCAACATCAACGATAATGGCAACGTAGCCGGAAGTGGTCAGCAGTCAGTGAGCATCAACAACCAGCACAATGTGGCCAATATCGACAACAATAACAGCTGGGACTCATGGAATTCCATCTGGGACTATGACAGTGTAGGTATTAGACACACAGGACTAGCATATGGCGTACTCACCAGCCATTAAAACCTTTAATGTAAATTCTAGCTCTCCATGAGCACTGTAAGTACCAGTAACAACACCCATGTTGCTCAGCCGATTTTACTTCTTACACCTAACTATTGGTAATAAATGTTACACAATAGGTTAAAATTCAAACTAATGAGCAATAAGGAAACTATGTTCAAAGACAAATACAAGGATCCATTGGCCTTCCCTGCAGAAAGCCTCCATGATGGGAAAGGCCCAATATTTCATCTCTAACTCAGAGACCGAGTGAAATATGAATGACAATATTAATTGTGAAAGAAGGGAAAGCTAAGTGCCACCTGACCCCACTGTGCAATTGCTACTTTTGTGTTTCAATTTGTACctttggaaaacaaactctatcttcCCTGCCTCCTAAAAAACGTCAAGGATGGAAGTAGACTAAGACGTGAAAGCCTTAAAAAGTTATTtcggcaacacacacacatgcaccacatacacacacacacatacataccacatacatacacacacatacataccacatacatacacacacacacacataccacatacacacacacacaccacatacacacacatacataccacatacattcatacacacacacatacataccacatacacacacacatacataccacatacacacacacacacacacacacacacacacacacacacactgcctcctACCATGCTAGAAATGAAGCCAAGGCAGGGGGTTAGATCCCTATTTCCGCCCTCTAAGAGCTTGCGGGCCACCTCTGTGTGTTAACCACAGGCACAACTGCAGGACAGCCAGATCCAGAGCACTCATCCCAGCTCCTTATGATCTTAGAGTTCCATTTCCCTGCGCCCCACTGCCTTCTCTCTTCTTTAACAGAGTTTTGCTGCAACCAGACTCTTTGCCAAGAAATCATGCATTGTGCATAAAATGAACAAGGACGTCATGCCCTCCCTTCAAGACCTCGAAGCACTGGTCAAGGAGCAAAAGGTAAAGGCGAGCCTTTTCATTTGGAGTGAGAGGTCTTCCGGTCTCCAGTAAATAATGAAGTCATACCCATTCTTTCTTTGCACAGCACGCCAGTGTATTTGTCATGGTAAATGGCAAGTGTAGAGAATGCTAGGTGACTGCCTGAGTCGGGGTAGCTTCCACTCTATCAGAttctgtggctcacaactgcctctgtGGGGATGAGCAAAACACGGCCCACCCTGAGTGTCAGAGGTCCAAAGGTCTGCACACCTCAGTGCAAGCCCTCAGTACCTCAAGGACACACTCCTTCGGTAGTTAAGGTTATCAAAACTAGCAAACATAGAGACTGCCTAATTAAGCTGGattttaagataagaaaaaatcatttttaaagtctaAGTATGTCCTAGACAAGGTTTGAgatatttttaacattaaaaggATTTGTTGCTTGCTTGACAATCACATGTAATCAAATGTCCTGTATCCTGTCAAACGTAGCTGTAGTAGAGGTAAAGAGGGAATCCATGGCTTTCTTAGCCAGATGCCTGAGTTAGTCTTCTAAGTGATAAATTGGTACCTATAACCGACAAGGTAGAGAATGCAAATAAGCTCCATTCTCAGAAGTTATCACTAGCCCTACCCTAGAATCTAAGAGAGCAGTTGTGCTTCAGATTTCAGGATAAATTTTGCCTCAGACTTCTATTTCTATGAGCAACTGAGATTTCAAACCATCTAAGTCCCTTGGGACACTTTGAAATACCAAGACATTCAAAGCTAGAATTGTCTCTTCACtttggttagaaaaaaaaaatggcagctaAGAAATGCCCTACTGCCCTGTACCCCTTTAGATCAGCAAGCCCCTGGACTCAggactcatttattttctttctttcctcgtCACACTCGACTTTAGGGTAAAAGGCCTGAAGGAGCATCTCCCAAGGAATTGATGTTCTCTGTCAACCCTACCAGAGTGGAGGACCTGAGTACATTTGGGACAAAGATTGCTGGCATGTGCCGGGGCATCCCAACCTATGTAGCTGAGGAGATTCCAGGTGTGTACCCCTTGATGCTGTTCACCCTAAGTCAGTGCTGAGGAAGGAGTCTGCCAGGCTCTCTAAAGTGTAACCACTGATGGTAGCAATCGTGGTGGGTTGATCATCACAGCGGACACTTGATAGCGAATGTTTCAGATGTATTAGTTCATAAGTTCCCAGAAGCAATCTTAGTAGAATCTCCAGGCTCTACTCTGAGTCCTACTTAAtggaaactgagacacagagaaaggtcACAAAGCCTTTGTTAAGGTTAATCCAAGCATCTGGCTCAGGTTCTATGTTTAAACACAGAATCTTATCTTTCTTAGGCGGGTTGGGTGTAGAATAAACTCCACATGTTCAAAAGAAAGCACAAAAAAACATGGCTGGCTAAGTGAAAGGAGACTGCCAATAAAACCTATTGATTCTCTGTCGCTCCAATACTTACTTCTTAGCATTCAAAGAACA belongs to Peromyscus eremicus chromosome 3, PerEre_H2_v1, whole genome shotgun sequence and includes:
- the Gkn1 gene encoding gastrokine-1; its protein translation is MKFTKVFVGLLGLLMAPGFAYNININDNGNVAGSGQQSVSINNQHNVANIDNNNSWDSWNSIWDYDSSFAATRLFAKKSCIVHKMNKDVMPSLQDLEALVKEQKVKGKRPEGASPKELMFSVNPTRVEDLSTFGTKIAGMCRGIPTYVAEEIPGPRQPFYSRKCYNANILWIIQLSFCGTSEETY